GATCGAACACGGTCAGCCCACTGGACTCGCTCACGGCCGGGCCCTCGACCCGTCCGTCGGGGCGGATCCGGAAGCTGACGACCGTGCTCACGTAGCTCTGTCCCAGCGCGCTCGCCGGCGTCGGTTGCCAGCGGCGACCGATCTTCCGCTGCACGCGGACCAGGTAGCCGTCCTCGAGCTCGGACGCGGCCGTCGACGCCTGCACGGCCGCACCCCCACCGAGCTCCTCCTTCGGCGCGGTGGGCGGCGTCTCGGTCGTGTCCTCGGCGGTCAGGTCGTCCCCCCGCGTCTGCGCCCGCGGCTGGACCGGCTCCGGCTCGGGCAGGTCCTGACCCGAGAGCGGCGGCGGCGGCAGATCCGGATCGGGCGGCACGATCTCGCGTGGCTCGAGCTCGGGCTCCTCGGGCGGCGCGTCGGGCGACAGCACCCTCTCGGGCCGCTCGATCTCCGCGGGCGGCGGCGGGGGCGGCAGGTCCGACTCCGGGGGCGTCGGCTCGAAGGGCTCGGGTTCGGGCTCGTCGGGAGCCGGATCGGGAACGGGGTCGGAGACCGGCCTCTCGGGCTCGACCGGAGGCGCGGGAGTCGGATCGGGCTCGGGCGCGGGGGTACTCTCGACGGTATCCATGGCCTGGGCCGGAGCCACGGCGAGTCCCACCGAGATCGAGTCCATGGCCGGCGGCGAGGGCACGAGCGCCTGGGACAGCAGTCCGCCGCCCAGGATCACGACCAGATGGCCGGCGAAGGAGATCAGGAAATAGCGGCGCATCAGCGAGGCCAACCCGGGTCGTCGCCGGCCGGTTCCACCACGAGGCTGAGGTCGTCCACTCCCCCTTCCTTGATCTCACCCATGACCCGCACCACGAATCCGTACGGGACACCCTGGTCACTGCGCAGGTAGACCGGACCCTCGGTACCCGCCGGCCGGATCCGCCGCAGCTCGACCGCGAGCTGCGACAAGGGCACCACGTCCTCGTCCACGAAGACCCGTTGTTCGGGATCGACACTCACGACCAGTCCCTCGTCGGTGGCCGATGCCGGGGTCCGGGCCTCGGGCAGCTCGACCTCGACACCGCCCTGGATGAAGGGTGCGGTGAGCATGAAGATGATCAACAGCACGAGCGTGACGTCGACGAGCGACGTCACGTTGATGTCGGCCAGCGGCCGGAAGCGGTCGCGTCGGGCCAGGATCGAGAAGTCGTCGTCCATGACGGTTTTCCCCCGCGCTCGTGGCGCTCCGCGTCAGCGGACCGCGTGCTGCGACACGGACTCGCTGCTGAGTTCCTCTTCGGCCACGACGTCGGCGAGCAACGAACCCAACCGCGCCATCTCGGACTGCTGCGACTGCAGCCGCCGGGTGAAGTAGTTGAAGCCCACGACCGCGGGAATGGCCACGGCCAGACCGCACACGGTGGTGATCAGGGCCTCGGCGATCCCGGGACCCACCACGTCGAGCGTGGCCGATCCCTGCCGGCCGAGCTGCAGGAAGCTGTTCATGATGCCCCACACGGTGCCCAGGAGTCCGAGGAACGGCGCGACGGCGCTCAACGTCGCCAGCCACCCGAGACCGCGCTCCTGACGCCCGAGTTCCGACGAGGACTCGCGATCGATCCCCCGGGCGAGCATTCCCAGCAGCAGGCGGTCCTCGCCGCCGCGGCGCTCCTGGTAGAGCGGCCAGTAGTCCTCGCTGAAGTACACGAAGAGCCGTGCGAGCGGTGCACCGACCTGCGTCTTGCACCAGTCGGCGAGTTCCGCCATGCCGATGCGTCCTTCGCGGGCTTCGTCGAATCGTCGCCAGAAAGCGCGGTTCGCGGACTCGGCTC
The Candidatus Krumholzibacteriia bacterium genome window above contains:
- a CDS encoding MotA/TolQ/ExbB proton channel family protein, with amino-acid sequence MTPAVAPYADILTEIGGLVAGAGLFARFIVLLLFVLSVISWMVMIERAVRVKRAESANRAFWRRFDEAREGRIGMAELADWCKTQVGAPLARLFVYFSEDYWPLYQERRGGEDRLLLGMLARGIDRESSSELGRQERGLGWLATLSAVAPFLGLLGTVWGIMNSFLQLGRQGSATLDVVGPGIAEALITTVCGLAVAIPAVVGFNYFTRRLQSQQSEMARLGSLLADVVAEEELSSESVSQHAVR
- a CDS encoding TonB C-terminal domain-containing protein — its product is MASLMRRYFLISFAGHLVVILGGGLLSQALVPSPPAMDSISVGLAVAPAQAMDTVESTPAPEPDPTPAPPVEPERPVSDPVPDPAPDEPEPEPFEPTPPESDLPPPPPPAEIERPERVLSPDAPPEEPELEPREIVPPDPDLPPPPLSGQDLPEPEPVQPRAQTRGDDLTAEDTTETPPTAPKEELGGGAAVQASTAASELEDGYLVRVQRKIGRRWQPTPASALGQSYVSTVVSFRIRPDGRVEGPAVSESSGLTVFD
- a CDS encoding biopolymer transporter ExbD — translated: MDDDFSILARRDRFRPLADINVTSLVDVTLVLLIIFMLTAPFIQGGVEVELPEARTPASATDEGLVVSVDPEQRVFVDEDVVPLSQLAVELRRIRPAGTEGPVYLRSDQGVPYGFVVRVMGEIKEGGVDDLSLVVEPAGDDPGWPR